A DNA window from Candidatus Sulfidibacterium hydrothermale contains the following coding sequences:
- the upp gene encoding uracil phosphoribosyltransferase, which produces MIHELGKTNSIFNQFLSEVRDEKIQQDRMRFRRNMERMGEIFAYEISKIMPFREKEVITPLGTAHMQVLAQQPLLATILRAGIPLHQGLLNFFDQADNAFISAYRKYDADEDFVIKLEYVSSPSPKNRILVISDPMLATGGSLVAALKGLIEKGKPAEIHVVSVLASLEGIEFLKKSFSKYKMTIWTGAVDDELTAKAYIVPGLGDAGDLAYGNKEDEK; this is translated from the coding sequence ATGATTCACGAATTAGGAAAAACCAACTCTATCTTTAATCAGTTCCTTTCCGAAGTGCGGGATGAAAAAATCCAGCAAGACCGTATGCGTTTTCGACGCAACATGGAACGAATGGGTGAAATTTTTGCCTATGAAATCAGCAAAATCATGCCCTTTCGGGAAAAAGAAGTGATTACCCCTTTGGGAACAGCTCATATGCAGGTGCTTGCTCAACAACCCCTGCTTGCCACGATTCTGCGGGCCGGAATTCCGCTCCATCAGGGACTGCTGAACTTTTTTGATCAGGCTGACAATGCTTTTATTTCTGCTTACCGGAAATATGATGCAGATGAAGATTTTGTCATTAAACTGGAATATGTTTCTTCTCCCAGTCCTAAAAACAGAATCCTGGTCATTAGCGATCCGATGCTGGCAACCGGAGGGTCGCTGGTGGCCGCTTTAAAAGGCTTGATCGAAAAAGGAAAACCGGCAGAAATCCATGTGGTTTCGGTATTGGCCAGTTTGGAAGGTATTGAATTTCTGAAAAAATCATTCTCAAAATATAAAATGACCATTTGGACGGGAGCTGTGGATGATGAGCTTACCGCCAAAGCTTATATTGTCCCCGGACTTGGTGATGCCGGTGACCTGGCCTACGGCAATAAGGAAGATGAAAAGTGA
- a CDS encoding ABC transporter permease encodes MKNLKLVRENIRISLNSIRSHWVRTVLTVSIIAFGIMALVGILTAIDAVEFFLTKNFAMMGSNTFTIRNRSMRVRVGHRRTRAEVYSIITYREAEAFKNRFSFPAVASVSIVGTGTATVKYRSQKTDPNVAVTGIDENYLATAGLKLERGRNFQPIEVTRGSHLVILGNEVAKTLFKHKENPVGKMVSIGPGMYRVVGVLQEKGSSLGFTGDRACFLPLNNVRQFFSRPNMNYSISVMVNHPDQMDAAVGEATGVFRQIRKDRLGQENSFAIVKSDKIANMLIGLTGNITLGATLIGLITLFGAAIGLMNIMLVSVTERTREIGIRKAIGARRKTIRNQFLFEAVVIAQIGGVLGIISGVIMGNAVSMITGSTFIIPWLWVFGGVIVTFVVALLSGIIPANKAARVDPIESLRYE; translated from the coding sequence GTGAAAAATCTTAAACTGGTTCGTGAAAATATCCGTATTTCGCTCAATTCCATCAGGAGCCATTGGGTAAGAACCGTTCTTACCGTTTCCATTATTGCTTTTGGGATCATGGCATTGGTGGGGATTCTCACAGCCATTGACGCAGTGGAGTTTTTCCTGACAAAGAATTTTGCCATGATGGGCTCAAATACGTTCACCATCCGGAACCGTTCCATGCGTGTACGGGTAGGCCACCGGCGTACACGGGCCGAAGTGTATTCCATTATTACTTATCGGGAAGCCGAAGCGTTTAAAAACCGCTTTTCTTTTCCGGCGGTGGCATCGGTGAGCATTGTGGGAACCGGAACCGCTACGGTAAAATACCGGTCGCAAAAAACGGATCCGAACGTCGCCGTTACCGGAATTGATGAAAATTATCTGGCTACAGCCGGATTAAAACTGGAACGCGGAAGAAATTTTCAACCCATCGAAGTAACCCGGGGAAGTCACCTGGTTATCCTGGGCAATGAAGTGGCCAAAACATTGTTTAAACACAAGGAAAATCCGGTGGGAAAAATGGTTTCCATAGGCCCCGGAATGTACCGGGTTGTGGGCGTACTTCAGGAAAAAGGCTCCAGTTTGGGATTTACCGGCGACAGAGCCTGTTTTCTGCCGCTAAATAATGTACGACAGTTCTTTTCGCGGCCCAACATGAATTATTCCATCAGCGTGATGGTGAACCACCCGGATCAGATGGATGCGGCCGTAGGAGAAGCCACCGGTGTATTTCGTCAAATCCGGAAAGACCGGCTGGGACAGGAAAACTCGTTCGCCATTGTAAAAAGCGATAAAATTGCCAATATGCTTATCGGTTTAACCGGAAACATTACCCTGGGAGCCACATTGATTGGGTTGATTACACTCTTTGGGGCCGCCATCGGCCTGATGAACATCATGTTGGTTTCGGTGACGGAACGAACCCGCGAAATCGGGATACGCAAAGCTATCGGTGCACGGAGAAAAACCATCCGAAATCAGTTTCTGTTTGAAGCAGTGGTCATTGCCCAGATTGGCGGAGTATTGGGAATCATCTCGGGGGTCATCATGGGAAATGCGGTGTCCATGATTACGGGAAGCACTTTTATCATTCCCTGGCTATGGGTTTTTGGCGGTGTAATCGTCACTTTTGTGGTGGCACTGCTTTCCGGGATCATTCCGGCCAATAAAGCAGCCCGCGTTGACCCCATTGAATCCTTGCGGTACGAATAA
- a CDS encoding DUF4838 domain-containing protein: MKRLSFLLVLIIFLQACSSHLEKEYVIVQPAHADTTVVHAARQLQNYWEKITGRRIAIIHHTPRKRTGIFLGHQMVLPAYNDSVRKLKKDGFIIAINKKGIFLEGKTGLSTLYAVNTFLEEKLGCIKLSSTEDYIPHHDSIRLAPGFKKYNPAFDFRCVYFPGGRNPAYRQWYKLNWINVFGMYVHTFNKLIPPKIYFKEHPEYFSLVNGRRMEDGQLCLSNPAVIKLLIKNLGEAINKKPDKKYWSVSQNDEYNYCECPKCQKLYKKYGAVSGAYIAAVNKVAKAFPDKIISTLAYQFTRKAPTGIKPDSNVNIMLCTIECSRSKPLDQMDGPHSFFHDLKDWSHLTHNIYLWNYVVQFKNYLCPFPNFPVLQPNIQLFKKYGANMIFEQGSGRYWSDLMELKQYLLSKLEWNPDANVDSLVHIFVHAYYGNAAKYILDYYYTMNRVMQQHKNDQFLNIYGFPSDYTGSFLSPHLMNYYEAVMDSAEQAVAGNPVLLRRVKRTRLSVDFAWVDIAVNSHFKQMPAIIDSSGKKVINPKIIRLLNRMEQVAKSDPRISVRERHFSVSDYKNYVLNNLRREIMPNKLAQATVTLETKPSPKYPVGGAKALTDNLMGALDFHHNWLGFEGDDMIADFYFKKPVTLSHIEMNFLKAINSWVFLPVNVKLEVSNDGKHYRLLQEKKGDNSDHSFLVKSVPFNFRFSPVKVRYLRVVATSMKTCPQWHRGYGNPSWIFTDEIIGN, translated from the coding sequence ATGAAACGGTTATCATTTTTATTGGTTCTCATTATCTTTTTGCAGGCCTGTTCTTCCCATCTGGAAAAAGAGTATGTCATTGTCCAGCCTGCCCATGCCGATACCACAGTGGTGCATGCTGCCCGCCAATTGCAAAACTATTGGGAAAAAATCACCGGCCGCCGGATTGCCATTATCCACCATACTCCCCGGAAAAGAACCGGGATTTTTCTGGGACATCAAATGGTTTTGCCTGCATACAATGATTCGGTGCGCAAGCTGAAAAAGGATGGTTTCATTATCGCTATTAACAAAAAAGGGATTTTCCTTGAAGGGAAAACCGGGTTGTCAACGCTTTATGCCGTAAACACATTTCTTGAAGAAAAACTGGGATGTATCAAACTTTCGAGTACGGAAGATTATATTCCGCATCACGACAGTATCCGTCTGGCTCCCGGATTTAAGAAATACAATCCGGCCTTCGATTTCCGTTGTGTTTATTTTCCGGGCGGAAGAAATCCGGCTTATCGCCAATGGTATAAGTTAAACTGGATTAATGTTTTCGGGATGTATGTGCATACTTTTAACAAACTGATACCGCCCAAAATTTATTTTAAAGAACACCCTGAATATTTCTCGCTGGTAAATGGCCGGCGGATGGAAGACGGCCAGCTTTGTCTGAGCAATCCCGCTGTTATCAAGCTACTTATCAAAAATTTAGGAGAGGCGATAAATAAAAAACCCGATAAAAAATACTGGTCGGTTTCGCAAAACGATGAATACAATTACTGCGAATGTCCTAAGTGTCAAAAATTGTACAAAAAATATGGTGCTGTTTCGGGGGCTTACATTGCAGCAGTAAACAAAGTGGCCAAAGCTTTTCCTGACAAAATTATTTCCACGCTGGCTTACCAATTTACCCGCAAAGCGCCCACGGGCATCAAACCTGATTCCAATGTGAACATCATGCTTTGTACAATTGAGTGCTCGCGTAGTAAGCCGCTTGACCAAATGGACGGTCCGCACAGTTTTTTCCACGACCTTAAAGACTGGAGCCACCTGACACACAACATTTATCTTTGGAATTATGTGGTACAGTTTAAAAACTACCTCTGTCCGTTTCCTAACTTTCCGGTGTTACAACCTAATATTCAGCTTTTTAAAAAATACGGCGCAAACATGATTTTCGAACAGGGCAGTGGCCGTTACTGGTCCGATTTAATGGAGCTGAAACAATATTTACTTTCGAAACTGGAATGGAACCCGGATGCAAATGTGGATTCGCTCGTTCATATATTTGTTCATGCCTACTACGGAAATGCCGCCAAATATATTCTCGATTACTACTACACGATGAACCGGGTAATGCAGCAACATAAAAACGACCAGTTTTTAAACATTTACGGTTTCCCGTCGGATTATACCGGTTCGTTTCTGTCGCCCCATTTAATGAATTATTACGAAGCCGTAATGGACAGCGCCGAGCAGGCTGTGGCCGGAAATCCGGTTCTGTTGCGCAGGGTAAAACGTACACGGCTTTCCGTGGATTTTGCCTGGGTTGACATAGCGGTAAACAGCCATTTTAAACAGATGCCGGCCATTATCGATTCCAGCGGGAAAAAGGTAATCAATCCGAAAATAATCCGGCTGCTTAACCGTATGGAACAGGTAGCCAAATCCGACCCGCGAATTTCTGTCCGAGAAAGGCATTTCAGCGTGTCGGACTACAAAAATTATGTGCTGAATAACCTGCGGCGTGAAATCATGCCAAATAAACTGGCACAGGCAACCGTTACGCTCGAAACAAAACCAAGTCCCAAATACCCGGTTGGCGGGGCAAAAGCGCTGACCGATAATTTGATGGGAGCGCTTGACTTTCATCACAACTGGCTGGGGTTTGAAGGCGATGATATGATTGCCGACTTTTACTTTAAAAAACCGGTCACCCTTTCTCATATCGAAATGAATTTTCTGAAAGCCATAAATTCGTGGGTGTTTTTACCTGTAAACGTAAAACTAGAAGTGTCGAACGACGGGAAACATTACCGTCTATTGCAGGAAAAGAAAGGAGATAATTCCGACCATAGTTTTCTGGTAAAAAGCGTACCTTTCAATTTCCGTTTTTCGCCTGTTAAAGTGCGTTATCTGCGTGTGGTAGCCACCTCCATGAAAACCTGCCCCCAATGGCACCGGGGTTACGGCAACCCTTCATGGATTTTTACAGACGAAATTATTGGCAATTAA
- a CDS encoding glycoside hydrolase family 3 C-terminal domain-containing protein: MKRYLLLWILWSVLLASPVLGQQHYPFQNTKLPVEKRVDDLLGRLTLKEKTSLLLYKNPAIPRLGIPAYVWWNEALHGVARAGKATVFPQSIGLAATFDTALLHKVAVAISDEARAKHAAAVAKNSRVQYTGLTFWAPNINIFRDPRWGRGQETYGEDPFLTASMGVAYVKGMQGSNPRFLKTSVCAKHFAAYSGPEAVRHHFDALPDEVDLHETYFPAFKTLVQHGVDAVMCAYNRLDNSPCCGSRYLLDTVLRQDWGFRGHVVTDCWALDDIWARHKVVDNRLDAAVMAAKAGANLNCGYLYKYLPEAVQKGLLTEKRIDTLLKPLLRTRFKLGLMGNDTENPYATIRMDSVAWKKHRVLARRTAAESIVLLKNKDHVLPLDHKKLKKIFVTGPAAADMHVLMGNYSGISGNMKTLLEGIVQKAGTGTVVNYTQGAFWNGADRFNGFWIAQQADAVIACVGYSPFLEGENGDALLNDDGGDRRVLHLPQNQIDFIRKLKKSIGDIPLVVVVTGGSAVAMPEIEKLADAILFVWYPGEEGGDAVADVLFGDYNPAGRLPVTFYKTVKDLPPFESYDMTGRTYRYFKGKPEFAFGYGLSYTTFRYSGLSVKKQGQKVMIRFTVTNSGNRRGDEVPQVYVREKSDSGRNPIKSLVAFTRCNLKPGEKKEITFSVPYKQLKHWDIRLHRFVLDSAVYIFQVAAASDDVRLSVPMTIP; encoded by the coding sequence ATGAAAAGATATTTGCTTTTATGGATTTTGTGGAGTGTGTTGCTTGCCAGTCCGGTGCTGGGGCAACAGCATTATCCGTTTCAAAATACAAAACTTCCTGTCGAAAAACGGGTGGATGATTTGCTGGGAAGGCTGACGCTAAAAGAAAAAACATCACTGTTGCTTTACAAAAACCCGGCTATTCCGCGGTTGGGAATTCCGGCTTATGTCTGGTGGAATGAAGCGCTGCATGGCGTGGCCCGGGCAGGAAAAGCCACCGTTTTTCCCCAGTCCATCGGTTTAGCGGCAACTTTTGATACGGCACTCCTACACAAGGTGGCGGTAGCCATTTCTGATGAAGCCCGGGCAAAACATGCAGCAGCAGTAGCTAAAAACAGCCGGGTACAGTATACCGGCCTTACGTTTTGGGCTCCTAACATTAACATTTTCAGAGACCCGCGTTGGGGCAGGGGACAGGAAACTTACGGCGAAGATCCTTTTTTGACCGCTTCTATGGGCGTGGCTTATGTAAAAGGAATGCAAGGCAGTAATCCCCGGTTTTTAAAGACATCCGTCTGCGCGAAACATTTTGCGGCATATAGCGGACCGGAGGCTGTTCGTCATCATTTTGACGCACTTCCCGATGAAGTTGATTTGCATGAAACGTATTTTCCGGCTTTTAAAACGCTGGTTCAACACGGTGTGGATGCCGTCATGTGTGCTTATAACCGGCTGGATAATTCTCCTTGCTGTGGCAGCCGCTATTTGCTGGATACGGTATTACGGCAAGATTGGGGTTTCCGGGGACATGTGGTTACCGATTGTTGGGCACTGGATGACATCTGGGCCCGGCACAAAGTAGTTGATAACCGGCTGGATGCTGCCGTGATGGCGGCCAAGGCCGGAGCGAACCTGAATTGTGGCTACCTGTATAAATATTTACCCGAAGCCGTTCAAAAAGGGTTGCTTACCGAAAAACGAATTGACACTTTACTGAAGCCTTTGTTGCGTACCCGTTTTAAACTGGGACTGATGGGAAACGATACCGAAAATCCGTATGCAACAATTAGAATGGACTCGGTTGCATGGAAAAAACACCGGGTGCTGGCTCGCCGCACGGCAGCAGAATCTATCGTCCTGTTGAAAAACAAAGATCACGTTTTACCCCTGGACCACAAAAAGCTGAAAAAGATATTTGTTACCGGACCGGCTGCTGCCGATATGCATGTGCTTATGGGAAATTACAGCGGAATTTCCGGAAATATGAAAACCCTTTTAGAAGGAATTGTACAAAAAGCCGGTACAGGTACAGTCGTAAATTATACTCAGGGCGCTTTTTGGAACGGAGCCGACCGGTTTAATGGTTTCTGGATAGCTCAACAGGCAGACGCGGTTATTGCCTGTGTGGGGTATTCGCCTTTTTTGGAAGGAGAAAACGGCGATGCCCTTTTGAATGATGATGGTGGTGACCGCAGGGTATTGCATTTGCCACAAAATCAAATTGATTTTATCCGGAAACTCAAAAAAAGTATTGGGGATATTCCGCTCGTTGTAGTAGTAACCGGCGGCAGTGCGGTAGCCATGCCGGAAATAGAAAAGCTGGCTGATGCCATTTTGTTTGTTTGGTACCCCGGAGAAGAAGGCGGCGATGCAGTAGCTGATGTTTTGTTTGGAGATTATAATCCGGCCGGAAGACTTCCGGTTACCTTTTACAAAACGGTAAAAGATTTGCCTCCTTTTGAAAGCTATGATATGACAGGACGTACTTATCGGTACTTTAAAGGAAAACCGGAATTTGCTTTCGGTTACGGACTGAGTTACACCACTTTTCGTTATTCCGGCTTGTCGGTTAAAAAACAGGGACAAAAGGTGATGATTCGTTTTACGGTAACCAACAGTGGGAATCGTCGGGGGGATGAAGTGCCGCAGGTTTACGTAAGAGAGAAAAGCGACAGCGGCCGGAATCCGATCAAATCATTGGTCGCTTTTACCCGGTGTAATCTAAAACCCGGAGAAAAAAAGGAGATTACCTTTTCTGTTCCCTATAAGCAGTTAAAACACTGGGATATCCGGCTCCACCGTTTTGTTTTGGACTCGGCGGTGTATATTTTCCAGGTGGCTGCCGCATCCGACGATGTCCGGCTGTCGGTGCCCATGACCATTCCCTGA
- a CDS encoding cell division protein ZapA, which yields MQDAFLNIKVVIAGRPYKMRVRREQEEIVRKAAESVEEEIRSFAHTYEHQDQQDILAMIALQNAVGILELEQKKDFREKEMMTKLQEIDEVLSHQLSAE from the coding sequence TTGCAGGATGCATTCTTAAATATTAAAGTGGTGATTGCCGGAAGGCCTTATAAGATGCGTGTACGGCGTGAACAGGAAGAAATTGTAAGGAAAGCGGCAGAATCTGTGGAAGAAGAAATCCGGAGTTTTGCCCATACCTATGAGCATCAGGACCAACAGGATATCCTGGCAATGATCGCCCTGCAAAATGCGGTGGGGATATTGGAATTGGAACAGAAAAAGGACTTTCGAGAAAAAGAAATGATGACAAAATTGCAAGAGATAGATGAAGTCCTAAGTCATCAATTGTCAGCAGAATAA
- the rny gene encoding ribonuclease Y, with protein MLMETIIIDAVLVLAGIGIGVAVTYYVLKNALLKKSRAILEEAKEKAEVVKKEKILQAKEKFLQLKSEHQKIIDEKNRNIQKSENRIRQKEATLNQKLQETQRKNNELNALKNNLNAQLEIVNKKQEELNKLHAEEVEKLENISKLSAREAKDQLIESLKGEAKAEAMMMIREITEEARLTAERNAKKIVVETIQRTASEHAIENTVTVFNIDNENIKGRIIGREGRNIRALESLTGIEIIIDDTPDAILLSGFDPIRREVARLSLQKLVADGRIHPARIEEVVTKTKKEVEQEILETGKRTVIDLGIHNMHHELIRLVGRMRYRSSYGQNLLSHSIEVARLSATMAAELGLNPKKAKRAGLLHDIGKIAENEAELPHALLGKKLAEKYKEHPDVCNAIGAHHDEIEMETLIAPIVQVCDAISGSRPGARREVVEAYIQRLKKLEEIALGYPGVVKTYAIQAGRELRVIVGADKVSDQQADSLSYDLSKKIQEEMTYPGQIKITVIRETRAINYAK; from the coding sequence ATGCTTATGGAAACAATAATTATTGACGCAGTGCTTGTGTTGGCGGGCATCGGTATCGGCGTGGCCGTTACTTATTACGTGCTCAAAAATGCCCTGCTCAAAAAAAGTAGGGCCATTCTTGAAGAAGCCAAGGAGAAAGCCGAAGTAGTGAAAAAAGAAAAAATTCTCCAGGCAAAAGAAAAATTTCTTCAGCTGAAAAGCGAACACCAGAAAATTATTGACGAAAAAAATCGAAATATCCAGAAATCGGAAAACCGGATTCGTCAAAAGGAAGCCACTTTAAATCAAAAACTACAGGAAACCCAACGAAAAAATAATGAACTAAACGCACTGAAAAACAATTTGAATGCCCAACTCGAAATCGTTAATAAAAAACAGGAAGAATTAAATAAACTTCACGCTGAAGAAGTTGAAAAACTGGAAAATATCAGTAAACTTTCGGCCCGCGAAGCCAAAGATCAGCTTATCGAATCATTAAAAGGCGAAGCCAAGGCGGAAGCCATGATGATGATTCGCGAAATTACCGAAGAAGCCCGTCTTACAGCCGAACGTAATGCCAAAAAAATTGTGGTGGAAACCATTCAGCGTACGGCTTCTGAGCATGCCATCGAAAACACGGTCACAGTCTTTAATATTGACAATGAAAATATAAAAGGCCGGATTATCGGCCGTGAGGGGCGCAATATTCGTGCGCTGGAATCCCTTACCGGTATCGAAATTATTATCGATGATACGCCGGATGCCATTTTGCTTTCCGGTTTTGACCCTATCCGGCGTGAAGTAGCCCGGCTTTCGCTTCAAAAGCTGGTCGCCGATGGCCGTATTCATCCGGCCCGTATTGAAGAAGTGGTAACCAAAACCAAAAAAGAAGTAGAACAGGAAATTCTGGAAACCGGTAAACGGACGGTAATTGACCTGGGAATTCACAACATGCATCACGAGCTTATCCGGCTGGTTGGACGGATGCGCTACCGCTCTTCCTACGGACAAAACCTGCTTTCGCACTCCATTGAAGTAGCCCGGTTAAGTGCTACCATGGCAGCTGAACTGGGATTGAATCCCAAAAAAGCCAAACGGGCCGGGTTGTTGCACGATATTGGAAAGATTGCCGAAAACGAAGCCGAATTACCTCATGCTTTGCTGGGTAAAAAACTGGCCGAAAAATACAAGGAACATCCCGATGTTTGCAATGCCATTGGCGCTCACCACGATGAAATTGAAATGGAAACACTGATTGCTCCCATTGTTCAGGTGTGTGATGCCATCTCTGGCTCTCGTCCGGGGGCACGTCGTGAAGTGGTAGAAGCATACATTCAACGGCTGAAGAAACTGGAAGAAATTGCACTGGGTTATCCGGGTGTTGTAAAAACTTATGCCATCCAGGCCGGTCGTGAATTGCGGGTAATCGTGGGAGCCGACAAGGTTTCTGACCAGCAGGCAGACAGCCTCTCGTACGATTTGTCGAAGAAAATACAGGAAGAGATGACTTATCCGGGGCAGATTAAAATTACCGTCATCCGGGAAACAAGAGCCATAAATTACGCCAAGTAA
- a CDS encoding DUF721 domain-containing protein, which yields MTRDNQYTLKEAIEQLIRAYGFNDKLLETTLIDSWEQVVGGVYAAHTQHLKVKNKTLFVTLDSPALRQELSMEKSGIIEKLNAKAGKPVIDDIVFR from the coding sequence ATGACAAGAGACAATCAATATACACTGAAAGAAGCCATTGAACAGCTGATCAGGGCTTATGGCTTTAACGATAAATTACTGGAAACTACTTTGATTGATTCATGGGAACAGGTAGTTGGCGGCGTATATGCAGCCCATACCCAACATCTGAAAGTAAAAAACAAAACCCTTTTTGTAACCCTGGACTCCCCTGCCCTGCGTCAGGAATTATCCATGGAAAAATCGGGCATTATCGAAAAACTGAATGCCAAAGCCGGAAAACCGGTGATTGATGATATTGTTTTTCGGTAA
- the recF gene encoding DNA replication/repair protein RecF (All proteins in this family for which functions are known are DNA-binding proteins that assist the filamentation of RecA onto DNA for the initiation of recombination or recombinational repair.), translating to MFLSRLKINHFKNHSEADLSFNEKINCFVGDNGVGKTNLLDAIYYLSFTKSCFNAVDAQNIQHQRDFFALHGYYKNQDEVEDRVSCIQPRGKKKQFRFNKKDYDRLSDHIGKIPLVMISPYDRDLINDGSEVRRKYLDGVISQFDTFYLAGLLEYNKALQQRNTLLKQFAEHHYFDELSLKIWDEKLIQYGESLFKKRKAFFDEFNPLFSKYYHYLSQGKEEVEIVYKSTLQEKPLAELLNESVRRDLAVRYTTTGIHKDDLLLLINGYPVKKFGSQGQQKSFVIAIKLAQFEYMRQQKGFKPILLFDDIFDKLDENRVAQIVELVSEENFGQVFITDTQPSRIRAIFDKINIAHKIFEVTPEKIRELT from the coding sequence ATGTTTTTATCCCGATTGAAAATCAATCATTTTAAAAATCACTCCGAGGCCGATTTATCTTTCAATGAAAAGATCAATTGTTTTGTGGGAGACAACGGTGTAGGCAAAACCAACTTGCTGGATGCCATTTATTATCTGTCATTTACCAAAAGTTGTTTCAATGCAGTAGACGCACAAAACATTCAGCATCAGCGTGATTTTTTTGCATTACATGGCTATTACAAAAATCAGGATGAAGTAGAAGATCGGGTTAGTTGTATCCAGCCTCGCGGAAAGAAAAAACAATTCCGGTTTAACAAAAAAGATTATGACCGGCTTTCCGATCACATCGGAAAAATTCCCTTGGTGATGATTTCGCCCTACGACCGTGATTTAATAAATGACGGAAGCGAAGTGCGCCGTAAATACCTTGATGGTGTAATTTCTCAGTTTGACACGTTTTATCTTGCCGGATTATTGGAATATAACAAAGCACTTCAGCAAAGAAACACGCTGTTAAAACAATTTGCCGAGCATCATTATTTTGACGAGCTTTCGCTGAAAATATGGGATGAAAAGCTGATCCAATACGGCGAATCACTGTTTAAAAAACGAAAAGCCTTTTTTGACGAGTTTAATCCGTTGTTTTCCAAATATTACCATTACCTCTCACAAGGAAAAGAAGAAGTGGAAATTGTTTACAAATCCACATTACAGGAAAAACCCCTTGCCGAATTACTGAATGAATCGGTACGGCGCGATTTGGCTGTACGTTACACCACAACAGGGATTCACAAAGACGACCTCTTGCTGCTGATCAATGGTTATCCGGTAAAGAAATTTGGTTCTCAGGGGCAACAAAAATCCTTTGTTATCGCCATAAAACTGGCACAATTTGAGTATATGCGCCAGCAAAAAGGATTTAAACCCATTTTGCTTTTTGATGATATCTTTGACAAACTGGACGAAAACCGCGTGGCACAAATTGTAGAGCTGGTCAGCGAAGAAAATTTTGGTCAGGTTTTTATTACCGATACCCAGCCATCACGAATCCGTGCCATTTTTGATAAAATCAATATTGCACATAAAATTTTTGAAGTAACCCCTGAAAAAATCCGTGAATTAACATGA
- the porQ gene encoding type IX secretion system protein PorQ encodes MKYKTLFFLSFLLLFGSYAVSGQNSGTEAFTFLQEPVTARLAALGTDVAAVNDNDINIASANPSLITPEMNNDFSLAYVNYFAGLNYGLVQFSHTFEKAGSFLFGIQFMSYGEFDYADASGNRGGTFSAADYAINVGWGRKLNDHFSIGATGKFIYSYYETYNSVGLAVDVAGTYQSATNWIFSLTAANVGLQLKPYVSGAPTYPLPFNLSLSLSKRLEHMPFRFFLVYNHIEQWKVSYYDSISPPAGIDPITGEPVKQSGFSEFTDDLMRHFVFGGELLIGKHLVLRGSYNYRRRKELSISQRVGMVGFSWGLGLKISHFRFDYSRSTYHRTGSPNYFTLSMSLDEFRK; translated from the coding sequence GTGAAATATAAGACTCTTTTCTTTCTTTCTTTTTTATTGCTGTTCGGTTCGTATGCTGTGTCAGGACAGAATTCCGGCACTGAAGCATTTACGTTCTTACAGGAACCGGTAACCGCACGTCTTGCAGCACTGGGTACTGATGTGGCTGCCGTTAACGATAACGATATTAACATTGCTTCTGCAAATCCGTCGCTGATTACTCCGGAAATGAACAACGATTTTTCACTGGCTTATGTGAATTATTTTGCCGGGCTGAATTATGGGCTGGTACAGTTTTCGCACACTTTTGAAAAAGCTGGAAGTTTCCTTTTCGGCATTCAGTTCATGAGTTATGGCGAATTTGATTATGCTGATGCTTCGGGAAATCGCGGCGGAACATTTAGCGCCGCCGATTACGCCATCAATGTGGGTTGGGGAAGAAAACTAAACGACCATTTTTCCATCGGGGCTACTGGAAAATTCATCTATTCTTATTACGAAACCTATAATTCGGTGGGACTTGCCGTGGATGTTGCCGGAACTTATCAAAGTGCTACGAACTGGATCTTTTCTTTGACCGCAGCCAATGTCGGATTGCAATTAAAGCCCTATGTTTCCGGAGCACCCACTTATCCCCTTCCCTTTAATCTCTCTTTGTCGCTTTCCAAACGCCTGGAACACATGCCTTTCCGCTTCTTTTTGGTATATAACCACATCGAACAATGGAAAGTCAGTTATTATGATTCGATAAGCCCGCCGGCAGGAATTGACCCGATTACCGGAGAACCGGTTAAACAATCCGGATTTTCAGAATTTACAGACGACCTGATGCGTCATTTTGTTTTTGGCGGAGAACTGCTTATCGGCAAACACCTTGTTTTGCGGGGTTCGTATAATTATCGTCGCCGGAAAGAACTGAGTATTTCCCAACGGGTGGGGATGGTCGGTTTTTCCTGGGGACTGGGACTGAAGATTTCCCATTTCCGCTTTGATTACTCCCGTTCGACCTATCACCGGACAGGATCGCCGAATTACTTTACCCTGAGTATGTCATTAGACGAATTCAGGAAATAA